The following coding sequences are from one Betaproteobacteria bacterium window:
- a CDS encoding response regulator gives MSLRRPSFANSLVLRIGLLLSLALAVFAAGSYRLIFQPAVRGLAQAQMGLVSEQLEARAGRLFETVEVSLRISRDWAAAESNLDPSLQEFLKFFQPRIANHREISSVILADETGREMFLVRLGDGRWITRLSDPARWGRQSFWVTWGSDGRMEKEEARETDYDPRTRPWFRGALEQARDGSIFWTAPYTFYTTREPGITAAMQFTDARGRRYVIAHDVGLLKLSEFTTSLTVGHSGKAGFFLADGRLVALPRDPRFASPEERKLHVLKPPEELGLKDIAAALRVTSGALRPGLHEFPFDDQPWYALYHPIAAGNHQLWLGVFAEEAEFLPSRRSDLALLGAVALLALLAGIFVAIRLGRQFGAPLDHLAREAERIGRMDLAAPVATAAPWREVRQLAGAQETMRQRLHEATQCLDEANTALEAKVEERTRQLEDSRRKALESESFFRAIFDNAAIGISNLSPDLHRQRVNRAFAEFSGYSSEELLAGTGLDLLAPEEKERVLAAYRELAAGQSPRFRTEARFVHKEGHSLWADIQLTTIRDAQGGVSSLLATILDVTDRRIVEEELARQFALVQALLDTIPNPIFYKGAHTRFLGCNAAYEEAFGVDRHRFVGRRVLDLDYLPEADRIAYQAEDEAIIASCGRVAREVRMVLADGEPHDTLYSVTGFRNPDGSPGGLIGLIVDITELKNAEREARAARAEAEAAAAAKADFLANMSHEIRTPMNAIVGMTHLAQQTSLTPRQRNYLDKVDAAAKGLLGIINDILDFSKIEAGMMRLEQADFDLEEVLGRIADLSVLKARDKGLELLFDVAPDVPRRLRGDSLRLGQVLVNLVGNALKFTQRGEITVSVSLAAREATGFHLQFAVSDTGVGIGPEEIGRLFTAFSQADTSTTRRYGGTGLGLSICKRIVTLMDGEIGVESAPGLGSRFHFDARFALPQSAEAVAAREMAAPTDLAVLVVDDNSAAREVFLHMLSGLGLNARAVASGPEALDELARAAEAGAPYGLLLSDWQMPGLDGVETVRRLRQAPTAAATPAIVMTTAYDRDELAEAVRDLDVGAVLPKPVTASALWDGIALALHAEGRSPAVIGPGRALPREVDLDGLTVLLVEDHEVNRELAEEILAQAGVRVESAENGVAAVERLRSGARFDAVLMDCHMPVMDGFEATRLLRAEPRFATLPILAMTAGALASDRERCLACGMNDYIPKPVDVAELYRKLAHWTGRGPALAEGEALTIALTPTPPGAQAIDAAAALSRLGGNARLYRHLLERFAAQQPGCLDEARAALARRDGAAAHRCIHTLKGLAGNIGAHGLEAAAGVWLSATDPCDAPAQAALGGLQEELERTLAALPGLLDGGQPPPSGNGKAEPPLDPAALARLSELLAADDAEALRLFEEILPALRNAAGDRFADALHQAITRYDFDQANNMLQQLGPGSQQGGPQ, from the coding sequence ATGTCACTGCGGCGGCCCAGCTTCGCCAACAGCCTGGTCTTGCGCATCGGGCTCCTGCTTTCTCTCGCCCTGGCCGTGTTCGCTGCCGGCAGCTACCGCCTCATTTTCCAGCCCGCCGTACGCGGTCTCGCCCAGGCTCAGATGGGCCTGGTGTCGGAACAACTGGAGGCCCGTGCCGGGCGCCTGTTCGAGACCGTCGAGGTCAGTCTGCGCATCAGCCGCGACTGGGCGGCGGCCGAGAGCAACCTCGATCCCTCCCTGCAGGAGTTTCTCAAGTTCTTCCAGCCGCGCATCGCCAATCACCGGGAAATCTCCTCGGTCATCCTGGCCGACGAGACGGGCCGCGAGATGTTCCTGGTCCGCCTGGGGGACGGCCGCTGGATCACCCGCCTGTCCGATCCGGCCCGCTGGGGCCGGCAGAGTTTCTGGGTCACCTGGGGCAGCGACGGGCGCATGGAGAAGGAGGAAGCGCGGGAGACGGATTACGATCCGCGCACCCGGCCCTGGTTCCGGGGCGCCCTGGAACAGGCCCGCGACGGAAGCATCTTCTGGACCGCCCCCTACACCTTCTACACCACCCGGGAGCCGGGCATCACCGCGGCGATGCAGTTCACCGACGCCCGCGGCCGGCGCTACGTCATCGCCCACGACGTGGGGCTGCTCAAGCTGTCCGAGTTCACCACTTCGCTCACCGTCGGCCATTCCGGCAAGGCCGGCTTTTTCCTGGCCGACGGCCGCCTGGTGGCGCTGCCGCGGGATCCGCGCTTCGCGTCGCCGGAAGAGCGCAAGCTGCACGTCCTCAAGCCGCCAGAAGAACTCGGTCTCAAGGACATCGCCGCAGCCCTGCGGGTGACTTCCGGCGCCTTGCGGCCGGGACTCCACGAATTCCCCTTCGACGATCAGCCCTGGTACGCCCTCTATCACCCCATCGCCGCCGGCAATCACCAGCTCTGGCTGGGCGTCTTCGCGGAGGAGGCCGAGTTCCTCCCCAGCCGCCGCAGCGACCTGGCCCTCCTGGGCGCCGTGGCGCTCCTCGCGCTGCTGGCCGGCATTTTCGTCGCCATCCGGCTGGGGCGGCAGTTTGGCGCCCCCCTCGATCACCTGGCCCGGGAGGCCGAGCGCATCGGCCGCATGGACCTCGCAGCGCCGGTCGCCACCGCCGCCCCCTGGCGCGAGGTCCGGCAGCTGGCCGGCGCCCAGGAGACCATGCGCCAGCGCCTGCACGAGGCGACCCAGTGTCTGGACGAGGCCAATACCGCCCTGGAAGCCAAGGTGGAAGAGCGCACCCGGCAACTGGAAGACAGCCGCCGCAAGGCCCTGGAGAGCGAATCCTTCTTCCGCGCCATTTTCGACAATGCCGCCATCGGCATTTCCAACCTCAGCCCCGACCTGCACCGCCAGCGCGTCAACCGCGCCTTCGCCGAATTCAGCGGCTACTCCAGCGAGGAACTGCTCGCCGGAACGGGGCTCGACCTGCTGGCCCCGGAGGAAAAGGAGCGCGTCCTCGCCGCCTACCGCGAACTGGCCGCAGGCCAATCGCCGCGCTTTCGCACCGAGGCCCGCTTCGTCCATAAGGAAGGCCATTCCCTGTGGGCCGACATCCAACTCACCACCATCCGCGACGCCCAGGGCGGGGTGAGCTCGCTGCTGGCGACCATCCTCGACGTCACCGACCGGCGCATCGTCGAGGAGGAGCTGGCCCGCCAGTTCGCCCTGGTGCAGGCCCTGCTCGACACCATCCCCAATCCCATTTTCTACAAGGGCGCCCACACCCGCTTCCTGGGGTGCAACGCGGCCTACGAAGAGGCCTTCGGCGTGGACCGGCACCGCTTCGTGGGCCGTCGCGTGCTCGACCTCGACTACCTGCCCGAAGCCGACCGCATCGCCTACCAGGCCGAGGACGAAGCCATCATCGCCTCCTGCGGGCGCGTGGCGCGGGAGGTGCGCATGGTCCTGGCCGACGGGGAGCCCCACGACACCCTGTATTCGGTCACCGGCTTCCGCAATCCCGATGGTTCCCCCGGCGGCCTCATCGGCCTCATCGTCGATATCACCGAGCTGAAAAACGCCGAGCGCGAAGCCCGCGCCGCCCGGGCCGAAGCCGAAGCCGCCGCGGCCGCCAAGGCGGACTTCCTGGCCAATATGAGCCACGAAATCCGCACCCCCATGAATGCCATCGTGGGCATGACCCATCTGGCCCAGCAGACCAGCCTCACCCCCCGCCAGCGCAATTACCTGGACAAGGTGGACGCCGCCGCCAAGGGCCTGCTGGGCATCATCAACGACATCCTCGACTTCTCCAAAATCGAGGCGGGCATGATGCGCCTGGAGCAGGCCGACTTCGACCTGGAGGAAGTCCTGGGACGCATCGCCGACCTCTCGGTGCTGAAAGCCCGCGACAAGGGCCTGGAACTCCTCTTCGACGTGGCTCCCGACGTTCCCCGCCGCCTGCGCGGCGATTCCCTGCGCCTGGGCCAGGTGCTGGTCAATCTGGTGGGGAACGCCCTCAAATTCACCCAGCGGGGCGAAATCACGGTGAGCGTGAGCCTTGCCGCCCGCGAAGCCACCGGCTTCCACCTGCAATTCGCCGTCAGTGACACCGGCGTCGGCATCGGGCCGGAGGAAATCGGGCGCCTGTTCACCGCCTTCTCCCAGGCCGATACCTCGACCACCCGCCGCTACGGCGGCACCGGCCTGGGCCTCTCCATCTGCAAGCGCATCGTCACGCTCATGGACGGTGAAATCGGCGTCGAGAGCGCCCCCGGCCTGGGCAGCCGCTTCCACTTCGACGCCCGCTTCGCCCTGCCCCAGAGCGCGGAGGCCGTGGCGGCCCGGGAAATGGCTGCCCCAACCGATCTTGCGGTCCTGGTCGTCGATGACAACAGCGCGGCCCGGGAGGTCTTCCTGCACATGCTCTCCGGCCTGGGCCTCAACGCCCGGGCCGTCGCCTCCGGCCCCGAAGCCCTGGACGAACTCGCCCGGGCGGCCGAAGCCGGCGCCCCCTACGGGCTTCTGCTTTCCGACTGGCAGATGCCCGGCCTGGATGGCGTCGAGACCGTGCGCCGCCTGCGCCAGGCCCCGACCGCCGCCGCGACGCCGGCCATCGTCATGACCACCGCCTACGACCGGGACGAACTGGCCGAAGCCGTGCGCGACCTGGATGTGGGGGCCGTGTTGCCCAAGCCGGTCACCGCTTCGGCCCTGTGGGACGGCATCGCCCTGGCCCTGCACGCCGAAGGCCGTTCGCCGGCCGTCATCGGCCCCGGGCGCGCCTTGCCCCGCGAGGTGGACCTGGATGGCCTCACGGTGCTGCTGGTCGAGGACCACGAAGTCAATCGCGAACTGGCCGAGGAAATCCTCGCCCAGGCTGGGGTGCGGGTCGAGTCGGCGGAGAACGGGGTCGCCGCCGTCGAGCGCCTGCGCAGCGGCGCCCGCTTCGACGCGGTGCTCATGGACTGCCACATGCCGGTGATGGACGGCTTCGAGGCCACCCGCCTGTTGCGGGCCGAGCCCCGCTTCGCCACCCTGCCTATCCTGGCCATGACCGCCGGCGCCCTGGCCAGCGACCGGGAACGCTGCCTCGCCTGCGGCATGAACGACTACATCCCCAAGCCGGTGGATGTGGCCGAGCTCTACCGCAAACTGGCCCACTGGACGGGCCGCGGGCCTGCCCTGGCGGAGGGGGAGGCCCTGACCATCGCCCTCACGCCCACCCCGCCGGGGGCGCAAGCCATCGATGCCGCTGCCGCCCTGTCCCGCCTGGGCGGCAACGCCCGCCTCTACCGCCATCTGCTGGAGCGCTTTGCCGCCCAACAGCCCGGCTGCCTGGACGAGGCCCGCGCAGCGCTCGCCCGGCGGGATGGCGCCGCGGCCCACCGCTGCATCCACACCCTCAAGGGTCTGGCCGGCAATATCGGCGCCCACGGCCTGGAAGCCGCGGCCGGCGTCTGGCTGAGTGCCACCGACCCCTGCGACGCCCCGGCGCAAGCCGCCCTGGGCGGCCTGCAGGAGGAACTGGAGCGCACCCTCGCCGCGCTGCCCGGCTTGCTGGACGGCGGTCAGCCCCCCCCCTCCGGGAACGGCAAGGCCGAACCCCCCCTGGACCCCGCCGCCCTCGCACGTCTGAGCGAACTGCTGGCCGCCGACGACGCCGAGGCCCTGCGTCTCTTCGAGGAAATCCTGCCCGCCCTGCGCAACGCCGCTGGCGACAGGTTCGCGGACGCGCTGCACCAGGCCATTACACGCTATGATTTCGACCAAGCCAATAACATGCTGCAGCAGCTTGGGCCAGGGAGCCAGCAAGGGGGACCGCAATGA
- a CDS encoding FAD:protein FMN transferase, producing the protein MRRLSALPQLAVLAALLALLAACGRTPVQQQEAYVFGTRVEVLVVAAEPEAARSAIAAVLREFDRLHRAYHAWQPSELTALNQAIAAGQAHTVTPELAAFIREAQALAARGDHLFDPGIGRLIALWGFQSDEFKAQLPDPAALAAWRKAQPSIADLRVEGTTVRSRKREVALDFGGYLKGVALDRAATLLRQQGVTNALINIGGNILALGSKEGRKWRVGIQHPRQPGPLATLELDDGEAIGTSGDYQRFFELDGQRYAHLLDPRSGAPAAHTQALTVVIPGGARAGTLSDAASKPLFIAGPHDWQDAARRLGITQAIRIDADGRIAVTAALHRRLNFLGPAPDLDIVP; encoded by the coding sequence CTGCGGCGCCTGAGCGCCCTGCCGCAGCTCGCCGTCCTGGCCGCACTCCTGGCCCTGCTCGCCGCCTGCGGCCGCACGCCGGTGCAGCAGCAGGAAGCCTACGTCTTCGGTACCCGGGTCGAAGTCCTCGTGGTGGCCGCCGAACCGGAGGCCGCCCGCAGCGCCATCGCCGCCGTCCTGCGCGAATTCGACCGTCTGCACCGCGCCTACCACGCCTGGCAGCCCTCGGAACTCACCGCCCTCAACCAGGCCATCGCCGCGGGCCAGGCCCACACCGTCACGCCCGAGCTGGCCGCCTTCATCCGCGAAGCCCAGGCCCTCGCCGCCCGGGGTGACCATCTCTTCGACCCCGGCATCGGCCGCCTCATCGCCCTGTGGGGCTTCCAGTCCGACGAATTCAAGGCCCAACTGCCCGATCCCGCCGCCCTCGCCGCCTGGCGCAAGGCACAACCCTCCATCGCCGACCTGCGGGTCGAGGGGACCACCGTGCGCAGCCGCAAGCGGGAAGTTGCCCTGGATTTCGGCGGCTACCTCAAGGGCGTCGCCCTCGACCGTGCCGCCACGCTCTTGCGGCAACAGGGCGTCACCAACGCCCTCATCAACATCGGCGGCAACATCCTCGCCCTGGGCAGCAAGGAAGGTCGCAAGTGGCGGGTCGGCATCCAGCACCCCCGCCAGCCCGGCCCCCTGGCCACCCTGGAACTGGACGACGGCGAGGCGATAGGCACCTCCGGCGACTACCAGCGCTTCTTCGAACTGGACGGCCAACGCTACGCCCACCTTCTCGACCCCCGCAGCGGCGCTCCGGCGGCCCACACCCAGGCCCTTACCGTGGTCATTCCCGGCGGCGCCCGTGCTGGCACCCTTTCCGACGCCGCCTCGAAACCGCTCTTCATCGCCGGCCCGCACGACTGGCAGGACGCCGCGCGGCGCCTGGGCATCACCCAGGCCATCCGCATCGACGCCGACGGCCGCATCGCCGTCACCGCCGCCCTGCACCGCCGCCTCAACTTTCTCGGTCCCGCGCCGGACCTGGACATCGTGCCGTGA
- the gshB gene encoding glutathione synthase, producing MTLLPPAPPARRGPPLRLAFIVDPLPSLKAWKDTSVALMRAAQARGHAVSAIDAATLGWAVPRDGDSGTVRGEAIDLVLQDDDSTWFRESGRGERALKDFDAVLMRQDPPMDGEYLAATWLLERAEAEGARIFNCPRALRDHNEKLAIAEFPHLIPPSLVTSQSAALQAFIDREGDVILKPLDGMGGTGIFRVGRKDPNRNVILETVTALGRRRVMAQRYLPAIADGDKRILLVAGRAAPYALARYPRAGETRGNLALGGTGVARDLSAGDLAIAADLGPRLAARGLFLVGLDVIGEHLSEINVTSPTCMVEIHAQTGFDVAAATLAALEDQCCGA from the coding sequence ATGACCCTCCTTCCCCCCGCCCCGCCGGCCCGCCGGGGACCGCCCCTCCGGCTGGCCTTCATCGTCGATCCCCTGCCCAGCCTCAAGGCCTGGAAGGACACTTCCGTCGCCCTGATGCGGGCCGCCCAGGCGCGGGGCCATGCCGTGAGCGCCATCGACGCGGCGACCCTGGGCTGGGCAGTGCCCCGGGACGGCGACAGCGGTACGGTGCGGGGTGAAGCCATCGATCTGGTGCTTCAGGACGACGACTCAACCTGGTTCCGGGAGAGCGGGCGGGGCGAGCGCGCCCTCAAGGACTTCGACGCCGTGCTCATGCGTCAGGACCCCCCCATGGACGGCGAATACCTCGCCGCCACCTGGCTCCTGGAACGGGCCGAGGCCGAGGGCGCCCGCATCTTCAACTGCCCCCGCGCCCTGCGCGACCACAACGAAAAACTGGCCATCGCCGAATTTCCCCATCTGATTCCCCCCAGCCTGGTCACCAGCCAGAGCGCCGCCCTGCAGGCCTTCATCGACCGCGAGGGCGACGTCATCCTGAAGCCCCTGGACGGCATGGGCGGCACCGGGATCTTCCGCGTCGGGCGCAAGGACCCCAACCGCAACGTCATCCTGGAAACCGTCACCGCCCTGGGCCGACGCCGCGTCATGGCCCAGCGCTACCTGCCCGCCATCGCCGACGGCGACAAGCGCATCCTGCTCGTCGCCGGCCGGGCGGCGCCCTACGCCCTGGCCCGCTACCCCCGCGCCGGCGAAACCCGGGGCAATCTCGCCCTGGGCGGCACCGGCGTCGCCCGGGACCTGTCGGCCGGGGATCTGGCCATCGCCGCCGACCTGGGGCCTCGGCTCGCCGCACGGGGCCTTTTCCTCGTGGGCCTCGACGTCATCGGCGAGCACCTGAGCGAAATCAACGTCACCAGCCCCACCTGCATGGTCGAAATCCACGCCCAGACGGGTTTCGACGTGGCCGCTGCCACCCTCGCCGCCCTGGAGGACCAGTGCTGCGGCGCCTGA